In the Palaeococcus pacificus DY20341 genome, one interval contains:
- a CDS encoding nucleotidyltransferase domain-containing protein — protein sequence MNWQLALEKFLEKWKKKDFVEAALLTGSYAIGMETKYSDVDVYIILSDSVDWRERGNKVIDGVLIEYFANPPRQIRHYFEKDFKQNRRSAARIITIGKVLFDKTGIAKELKKEALEYMKKPFQKPDKVWIETANYFLWDGLDGVKDAKERNDPSFFYLYHLTLSRALEVYSKFLCIEVPPASKVYRLFTNEKFRKAYLFEPFPDEKFVALFLNAMQEEKVEALEELILYVFERMGRFSIDGWQLKTKTEV from the coding sequence ATGAACTGGCAACTCGCTTTAGAAAAGTTCCTTGAGAAATGGAAGAAAAAAGACTTTGTTGAGGCTGCTCTGCTCACGGGGAGCTATGCAATAGGTATGGAAACTAAGTACTCTGATGTTGATGTTTATATCATCCTTTCCGACAGTGTTGACTGGCGTGAGCGGGGAAATAAAGTAATTGACGGTGTTTTAATCGAATACTTTGCAAATCCGCCCAGACAGATCAGACACTATTTTGAAAAAGACTTTAAACAGAACAGAAGAAGTGCTGCGAGGATCATCACAATTGGAAAAGTTCTCTTTGATAAAACTGGCATAGCTAAGGAGCTTAAGAAAGAAGCGCTGGAGTACATGAAAAAGCCTTTTCAAAAGCCCGACAAGGTTTGGATTGAGACGGCGAATTATTTCCTTTGGGACGGCTTAGATGGAGTAAAGGATGCAAAAGAAAGAAATGACCCGAGCTTTTTCTATTTGTACCACCTAACCCTTAGCAGAGCCCTTGAAGTTTACTCAAAGTTCCTCTGCATTGAAGTCCCTCCAGCGAGTAAAGTCTATCGCCTGTTCACTAATGAAAAGTTTAGAAAGGCTTATCTATTCGAGCCATTCCCTGATGAAAAGTTTGTTGCACTGTTTTTGAATGCTATGCAGGAGGAAAAGGTTGAAGCGCTTGAAGAGCTTATCCTATACGTTTTTGAGAGGATGGGGAGATTTAGCATCGATGGCTGGCAGTTAAAAACAAAAACGGAGGTTTAG
- the tsaA gene encoding tRNA (N6-threonylcarbamoyladenosine(37)-N6)-methyltransferase TrmO, with translation MEKFNLAPVGVVRHLEGKTFLEIYPEFAEAIEGLNEGDWIKLILWFHESDNPERRKILKVHPYNNPENPLTGVFATRSPVRPNPLALYTVQIHRIEGNTLFIDWIDAHDGTPIVDIKIFVERLDCPIQREVDEKEVDIWGARQIGGINLIPRRNEHLDELEEVKPEEYTALIVELGEKTTYLNAAELVELINALNEIYEELPGEIKDKLKSLGKSL, from the coding sequence ATGGAAAAGTTTAATCTGGCCCCAGTGGGTGTGGTTAGACACTTGGAAGGGAAAACTTTCCTCGAAATCTATCCTGAATTTGCCGAGGCTATTGAAGGCTTAAACGAAGGCGACTGGATTAAGCTAATTCTATGGTTCCACGAAAGCGACAATCCAGAAAGGCGGAAAATTCTAAAAGTTCACCCATACAACAATCCCGAGAATCCTCTAACAGGTGTTTTTGCCACTCGTTCTCCCGTTAGACCGAATCCTCTTGCACTTTACACCGTCCAAATCCACCGCATCGAGGGAAATACGCTCTTCATTGATTGGATAGATGCCCACGACGGCACTCCAATAGTAGACATCAAAATATTCGTAGAGCGCTTAGATTGCCCAATCCAACGGGAAGTGGACGAGAAAGAGGTTGATATTTGGGGAGCGAGGCAGATTGGTGGGATCAACTTAATTCCAAGGAGGAATGAGCACCTCGATGAGCTGGAAGAGGTTAAGCCCGAAGAGTACACGGCTCTAATTGTTGAACTTGGGGAGAAAACAACGTATTTAAATGCAGCCGAGCTGGTGGAGTTAATCAATGCCCTAAATGAGATTTACGAAGAACTACCGGGTGAAATAAAGGATAAGCTGAAAAGTTTAGGTAAGTCTCTATAA
- a CDS encoding alpha/beta hydrolase produces MVYKVKFGEPKRGWVVLVHGLGEHSGRYAKIIKMLNDEGFAVYTFDWPGHGKSEGKRGHATIGRAMKIIDEIIEEIGEKPLLFGHSLGGLTVLRYAETRPKKIKGVIASSPALAKSPKTPGFMVWIAKILGTVAPSLTLNNGIEPNLLSRSRAAVERYIKDRLIHDRISAALGKDLFENLEKAHKDAEKIEVPVLILIGTEDVITPPEGARKLFEKLKVEDKTLREFEGAYHEIFEDPEWGEEFHRAIVEWGKERV; encoded by the coding sequence ATGGTGTATAAAGTCAAGTTTGGAGAGCCTAAGAGAGGATGGGTTGTTTTGGTTCACGGTCTTGGGGAGCACAGCGGGAGGTATGCAAAGATAATAAAAATGCTGAATGATGAGGGGTTTGCTGTTTACACTTTCGATTGGCCTGGACACGGGAAAAGCGAAGGCAAGAGAGGGCACGCAACGATAGGGCGGGCTATGAAGATTATAGACGAAATCATTGAAGAGATTGGAGAAAAGCCTCTCCTCTTTGGGCACAGCTTGGGCGGGCTAACTGTTTTGAGGTATGCCGAGACGAGGCCAAAGAAGATTAAAGGTGTCATAGCTTCTTCACCCGCTTTGGCTAAAAGCCCTAAAACGCCGGGCTTTATGGTCTGGATTGCGAAGATTTTGGGGACTGTTGCACCTTCACTTACCTTGAACAATGGCATAGAGCCCAATCTATTATCGCGCAGTAGAGCAGCTGTGGAGAGATACATTAAAGATAGGCTCATCCATGATAGAATCTCAGCGGCTTTAGGAAAAGACCTTTTTGAGAATTTGGAAAAAGCTCATAAAGATGCTGAAAAGATAGAAGTGCCCGTCCTCATTCTTATAGGAACAGAAGATGTTATTACGCCTCCAGAAGGTGCGAGAAAGCTGTTTGAAAAGCTCAAAGTGGAAGACAAAACGCTGAGGGAGTTTGAAGGGGCTTACCATGAAATCTTTGAGGACCCTGAATGGGGAGAGGAGTTCCACAGAGCAATAGTTGAGTGGGGGAAGGAGAGAGTATGA
- a CDS encoding DNA polymerase domain-containing protein, translated as MILDTDYITENGKPVIRIFKKENKKFKIEYDRSFEPYIYALLESDDAIEEIKKITAARHGKVVKVKKTEKVEKKFLGEPISVWRLVFEHPQDVPAIRDAIRAHPAVLEIFEYDIPFAKRYLIDKGLIPMEGDEELKLLAFDIETLYHEGEEFGEGPILMISYADEDEAKVITWKRIDEPYVEVVSTERDMIKHFLRVVKEKDPDVLITYNGDNFDFAYIKKRCEKLGLKFTLGRDGSEPKIQRMGDRFAVEVKGRIHLDLYPVVRHTIRLTTYTLEAVYEAVLGKKKSKVYAKDITRAWENEEGLKQVALYSMEDAKATYELGKEFFPMEVELAKLIGQSVWDVSRSSTGNLVEWYLLRVAYERNELAPNKPSDEEYRKRMRSSYLGGYVKEPEKGLWGNIVYLDFRCHPADTKVVVKDKGIVNISEVKEGDYVLGINGWHKVLKVWEYDYDGELVNVNGLRCTPNHKLPIVTQKERQTSIRDSYAKSMLTNKVKGKLITTELFEAIGEIEKRKAELPEELILKSELAGIILAEGHMLRKDVRYFDSSRGKHRISHQYRVEITVGEEETEFIQRIKYIFKKLFDCEPSIRRKKNTKALTLQCAKKSVYLKIKEIMKGIENLDAASVLRGFFEGDGTVNVARRTIVVTQGTNNGNTIQLISKMLQKLGIRHSIYEYEYEERGKNLKRHILEIAWRGELVKFDVLVGFISSRKKSLLKEIISEKEMYRLKESGFYALDEVKAAKNYYKGKVYDLTLEGTPYYFANGILTHNSLYPSIIVTHNVSPDTVEKEGCKNYDKAPIVGYRFCKDFKGFIPSILEELIETRQKIKRKMKATIDPIEKKMLDYRQRAVKILANSYYGYMGYPKARWYSKECAESVTAWGRYYIDMTIKEIEKQGFKVLYADTDGFYATIPGEKVESIKKKAKEFLKYINSKLPGMLELEYEGFYVRGFFVTKKRYAVIDEEGKITTRGLEVVRRDWSDIAKETQAKVLEAILREGSVEKAAEIVKKVVEDLAKYKVPVEKLVIHEQITRELKDYKATGPHVAIAKRLEARGIKVKPGTVISYVVLKGSGKISDRVILAEEYNPEKHKYDPDYYIHNQVLPAVLRILEAFGYKEKDLEYQRMKQTGLGAWLKPKS; from the coding sequence ATGATTCTCGACACTGATTACATAACCGAGAACGGGAAGCCTGTAATTAGGATTTTCAAGAAGGAGAATAAAAAGTTTAAAATAGAATACGACAGGAGTTTTGAACCCTACATTTACGCGCTTCTTGAGAGCGACGACGCAATAGAGGAGATTAAAAAAATCACCGCTGCGAGGCACGGCAAGGTTGTTAAAGTTAAGAAGACAGAAAAAGTTGAGAAAAAGTTCTTAGGCGAGCCTATAAGTGTCTGGCGCTTAGTTTTTGAACATCCCCAAGATGTCCCCGCCATTAGAGATGCCATTAGAGCCCATCCAGCCGTGCTGGAGATATTTGAGTACGACATTCCCTTTGCAAAGCGCTATTTGATAGATAAAGGTCTAATCCCAATGGAAGGAGACGAGGAGCTTAAGCTGCTCGCTTTTGACATCGAGACGCTCTATCATGAAGGGGAGGAGTTCGGGGAAGGGCCCATCCTTATGATAAGCTATGCCGATGAGGACGAGGCTAAAGTCATAACCTGGAAGCGCATCGACGAGCCTTACGTTGAGGTAGTCTCAACTGAGAGAGACATGATAAAGCACTTTTTAAGGGTGGTGAAGGAAAAAGACCCCGATGTACTCATTACCTACAATGGCGACAACTTCGACTTTGCTTACATAAAAAAGCGCTGTGAAAAGCTCGGCTTGAAGTTTACTCTTGGGAGAGATGGGAGCGAGCCTAAAATCCAGCGTATGGGAGATAGATTTGCCGTGGAAGTTAAGGGCAGGATACACTTAGACCTATACCCCGTAGTGAGGCACACCATAAGATTAACCACATACACGCTCGAGGCTGTTTACGAAGCCGTTTTAGGAAAGAAGAAGAGCAAAGTTTATGCTAAAGACATAACGAGGGCATGGGAGAACGAGGAAGGACTTAAACAGGTAGCTTTGTACTCCATGGAAGATGCCAAAGCAACCTACGAACTCGGTAAAGAATTCTTCCCTATGGAGGTTGAATTAGCAAAGCTCATAGGACAGAGCGTTTGGGATGTCTCGCGCTCGAGCACGGGCAACTTAGTGGAGTGGTATCTCCTAAGGGTGGCCTATGAGAGGAATGAATTAGCACCAAACAAGCCAAGTGATGAGGAATATAGGAAAAGAATGCGCTCTTCTTATTTGGGAGGCTACGTTAAAGAGCCTGAAAAGGGATTATGGGGCAACATCGTTTATTTAGATTTCAGGTGTCATCCGGCCGACACAAAGGTCGTCGTTAAGGATAAAGGCATCGTGAACATAAGCGAAGTCAAGGAGGGGGACTATGTTTTAGGAATAAATGGATGGCACAAAGTTTTGAAGGTATGGGAGTATGACTACGATGGCGAGCTGGTAAATGTTAATGGGCTCAGATGCACCCCCAACCATAAGTTACCAATAGTTACCCAAAAAGAAAGACAGACTTCTATAAGAGATAGCTACGCAAAATCCATGCTAACCAATAAAGTCAAAGGGAAACTCATCACAACGGAACTTTTTGAGGCAATAGGTGAAATAGAAAAAAGAAAAGCAGAGCTTCCTGAGGAGCTAATTCTAAAGAGCGAACTTGCCGGAATAATCTTAGCGGAAGGGCACATGTTAAGAAAAGACGTTAGATATTTCGACTCCTCACGAGGAAAACACAGGATTTCACATCAGTATCGGGTTGAGATAACGGTAGGCGAGGAGGAAACCGAGTTTATACAGCGCATAAAGTACATCTTCAAAAAGCTGTTTGACTGCGAACCATCAATAAGGAGAAAGAAGAACACCAAAGCCCTGACACTTCAGTGTGCCAAAAAATCCGTCTACCTAAAAATCAAGGAGATTATGAAAGGCATCGAAAACCTCGACGCTGCATCAGTCCTTAGGGGATTCTTCGAAGGCGATGGAACGGTAAACGTCGCAAGAAGGACTATTGTTGTCACACAGGGTACTAACAATGGGAACACAATTCAGCTAATCTCGAAAATGCTACAAAAGCTTGGGATTAGGCATTCTATATACGAGTACGAATACGAAGAAAGGGGCAAGAATTTAAAACGCCACATTTTGGAAATCGCATGGAGAGGAGAGCTCGTAAAGTTCGATGTTCTTGTTGGGTTCATAAGCTCACGCAAAAAGAGCCTTCTGAAGGAAATAATCTCAGAGAAAGAGATGTACCGGCTTAAAGAAAGCGGCTTCTACGCACTTGATGAGGTCAAGGCAGCGAAAAATTACTACAAAGGCAAAGTTTATGATCTAACACTTGAAGGAACCCCTTACTACTTCGCTAATGGTATATTAACCCACAATTCGCTTTACCCATCCATAATCGTCACCCACAACGTTTCTCCGGATACTGTGGAAAAAGAAGGATGCAAAAACTACGACAAAGCTCCAATCGTAGGCTACCGCTTTTGCAAAGACTTTAAGGGATTCATCCCAAGCATTCTCGAGGAGCTCATAGAGACGAGACAAAAGATAAAGAGGAAGATGAAAGCCACAATTGATCCAATCGAGAAGAAAATGCTCGATTACAGACAGCGAGCCGTCAAAATCCTGGCCAACTCATATTACGGCTATATGGGTTATCCAAAAGCACGCTGGTATTCAAAGGAGTGCGCCGAGAGCGTTACGGCATGGGGGAGATACTACATTGACATGACGATTAAAGAAATCGAAAAACAAGGCTTTAAAGTGCTCTACGCCGACACCGATGGATTTTATGCAACAATTCCGGGCGAAAAAGTTGAGAGCATCAAAAAGAAGGCTAAAGAGTTCTTAAAATACATAAACTCAAAGCTGCCTGGAATGCTCGAGCTCGAGTATGAGGGCTTCTACGTTAGGGGTTTCTTTGTCACTAAAAAGCGCTACGCTGTGATAGATGAGGAAGGGAAGATTACAACGAGGGGCCTCGAAGTAGTAAGGAGGGACTGGAGCGATATAGCTAAGGAAACTCAAGCTAAAGTGTTGGAGGCTATTCTAAGGGAGGGTAGCGTTGAAAAGGCAGCAGAGATAGTAAAGAAAGTCGTTGAGGATCTAGCCAAATACAAAGTGCCCGTTGAGAAGCTCGTCATCCACGAGCAGATAACGAGAGAGCTCAAAGACTATAAAGCTACTGGCCCCCACGTGGCCATAGCGAAGCGCTTGGAAGCAAGGGGCATAAAGGTGAAGCCCGGAACTGTGATAAGCTACGTTGTGCTCAAGGGGAGCGGGAAGATAAGCGACAGGGTGATTTTAGCGGAGGAATACAACCCCGAGAAGCATAAGTACGACCCCGACTACTACATCCATAATCAAGTTCTTCCAGCGGTGCTTAGGATTTTAGAGGCTTTTGGATACAAGGAGAAGGATTTAGAGTACCAGAGGATGAAGCAGACGGGATTGGGGGCTTGGTTGAAGCCAAAAAGTTAA
- a CDS encoding sulfite exporter TauE/SafE family protein: protein MELSWILVALLSFGGGFIGSMMSGGSVVILSLLKFLDVPTKIAIGTLKLTIAGLTLVSMLTYFKGGAVDVRIAPALTFSSLVGAVLGSAFFLSLPEKEANLLVAIFLTVGVYFTLKSKPKFKRNSQKLSRKAVPIIGFLIGFYIGILGVASTLIVIAALGLFFRLDMLKANGTAKMIIFVNNSIAALTYASKGSIDYHTALLILAPLLLGSWLGAKTALKMGDKKLKVVFAAIALLTALKLITELF, encoded by the coding sequence ATGGAGCTCTCTTGGATATTAGTGGCACTTCTCTCATTTGGTGGAGGATTTATTGGTTCCATGATGAGCGGAGGCAGCGTAGTTATTCTATCCCTCTTAAAGTTCCTAGATGTGCCGACGAAGATTGCTATTGGGACCTTAAAGCTCACTATAGCAGGCTTAACACTGGTTTCAATGCTGACTTACTTTAAAGGTGGTGCTGTTGATGTTAGGATTGCCCCTGCTTTAACTTTCTCATCACTTGTAGGCGCGGTTTTAGGTAGTGCTTTCTTCCTCTCGCTTCCAGAAAAAGAGGCAAATTTACTCGTAGCAATTTTTCTTACAGTAGGAGTTTACTTCACCTTAAAATCTAAACCGAAGTTCAAGAGAAACTCTCAAAAACTAAGCAGAAAAGCAGTACCGATAATTGGTTTTCTCATAGGCTTTTACATTGGAATTTTAGGAGTTGCATCCACTTTAATAGTTATAGCGGCTTTGGGACTGTTTTTTCGTTTAGACATGCTCAAAGCCAACGGAACCGCAAAAATGATAATTTTCGTTAATAACTCAATAGCAGCACTTACTTATGCTTCAAAAGGCAGTATTGATTACCACACTGCACTTTTAATTTTAGCCCCACTTTTATTGGGCTCTTGGCTCGGAGCTAAAACTGCCCTAAAAATGGGCGACAAAAAGCTTAAGGTAGTTTTTGCGGCTATAGCGCTATTAACAGCTTTAAAGCTCATAACTGAACTGTTTTGA
- a CDS encoding DUF3226 domain-containing protein has product MILITGKNYENVLESKNEEKILFPEYGKNSEELKAFAFSLRGDEIIVTASLELIDLLLERFKRHEGVLIYSDTGESLTFKEAYELRKYLDFDLRGGDFRDEERANVIFCEGKTDSKFFKATYKKLFGFKEVKKVPETLKLIERVFERENYELIKEGGVYLAIIPSEGNSGVIRNLGNFLRAMEVFRFKVNKIGIALDIDESEEVVFQSIRGKLSGFDYQSLGNRFKVEETLIVPLLIGYHVNHGCIDWKKPTVEDLMIELLSRERVIRKIERAINILCIDLKRKLKPKEVIYLAMAAKGFWGNLEGFYEMMIMRSRRRNLESLLRRAKLYDDLAFLGR; this is encoded by the coding sequence ATGATTTTGATTACTGGAAAAAACTACGAGAACGTTTTAGAGAGCAAAAACGAAGAAAAAATCCTTTTCCCCGAATATGGGAAAAATAGTGAGGAGCTTAAAGCATTTGCTTTCTCGCTTAGGGGAGACGAAATCATCGTGACAGCAAGCCTTGAGCTGATAGATTTGCTCCTCGAGCGCTTTAAGAGACACGAGGGAGTCCTTATCTATTCGGACACAGGGGAGAGCCTAACCTTCAAAGAGGCCTATGAGCTTAGGAAATACCTCGACTTTGACTTAAGGGGAGGAGACTTTAGAGATGAAGAGAGGGCCAATGTAATCTTCTGCGAGGGAAAGACGGACTCGAAGTTCTTTAAAGCAACTTATAAAAAGCTCTTTGGCTTTAAAGAGGTGAAAAAAGTTCCTGAAACGCTCAAACTAATTGAGAGAGTTTTTGAGCGAGAAAACTATGAGCTCATAAAAGAAGGAGGAGTTTATCTCGCAATAATCCCAAGTGAGGGCAACTCTGGAGTAATACGGAACCTCGGCAACTTTCTAAGGGCTATGGAAGTCTTTAGGTTCAAAGTAAACAAAATTGGAATTGCCCTCGATATAGATGAGAGCGAGGAAGTGGTATTCCAATCGATTAGGGGCAAGCTCTCTGGATTTGACTATCAATCCCTTGGAAATCGTTTTAAAGTTGAGGAAACTCTAATAGTGCCCCTTTTAATTGGCTATCACGTTAATCATGGTTGCATAGACTGGAAGAAGCCCACAGTAGAGGACTTAATGATTGAGCTCCTCTCCAGAGAGAGGGTCATCAGGAAAATTGAGAGGGCAATAAACATCCTCTGCATTGACTTAAAGCGCAAACTTAAGCCCAAAGAGGTTATTTACCTAGCAATGGCTGCAAAGGGCTTTTGGGGCAACCTTGAGGGCTTTTACGAGATGATGATAATGCGGTCAAGGAGGAGAAACCTTGAGAGCCTTCTAAGGAGGGCCAAGCTTTATGATGATTTGGCTTTCTTAGGGAGGTGA
- a CDS encoding NAD(P)-dependent glycerol-1-phosphate dehydrogenase: MHLMELPREVILGENLKDKVSEVAKRLKLNERALILYGKKTKKIAGNEVEKHLKEDFNVSALTIKAPTMQEVERVIRFIEDNSIGWIIGVGGGSIIDVAKLSSFKADIPFISFPTTASHDGIASANASIKDLGAKTSIKAKPPIAVIVDVKVIKTAPYRFLAAGVGDMISNLTAVKDWQLAHKLKGEYYSEYAASLSLMSAKMVIKNADVIRLGNEESVRKVVKGLISSSVAMSIAGSSRPASGAEHLFSHALDMLLEKPALHGEQCGIGTIVMAYLHGLNWKKIRDTLKRVNAPTNAYELGIEPEYIIEALTIAHTIRPDRYTILGKEGLTKEAAEKAAKITGII, from the coding sequence ATGCACTTGATGGAGCTTCCCCGTGAAGTCATTTTGGGTGAGAATTTAAAAGATAAAGTAAGCGAAGTTGCGAAGCGATTAAAATTAAACGAAAGAGCTCTTATTCTCTACGGCAAAAAAACTAAGAAAATTGCTGGAAATGAGGTTGAGAAACACTTAAAGGAGGATTTTAATGTTTCTGCGCTCACAATCAAAGCTCCAACTATGCAGGAAGTAGAGCGCGTAATTAGGTTCATAGAAGACAACTCAATAGGCTGGATAATAGGTGTTGGCGGTGGAAGCATAATCGATGTTGCAAAGCTGAGCTCATTTAAAGCGGATATCCCGTTTATAAGCTTCCCAACTACCGCTTCTCATGATGGAATAGCGAGTGCAAATGCTTCGATCAAAGATTTGGGTGCAAAGACGTCCATAAAAGCAAAGCCTCCTATAGCGGTTATAGTGGACGTTAAGGTAATCAAAACCGCCCCCTACCGCTTTTTAGCAGCTGGTGTGGGGGATATGATATCAAATCTAACCGCTGTAAAAGATTGGCAATTGGCTCACAAGCTTAAGGGGGAATACTACAGCGAGTATGCGGCTTCACTCTCGCTAATGAGCGCCAAGATGGTTATTAAAAACGCCGATGTGATAAGGCTTGGCAACGAGGAGAGTGTTAGAAAAGTTGTCAAGGGTCTAATCTCAAGCAGTGTTGCAATGAGCATAGCCGGTTCATCAAGGCCAGCAAGCGGAGCGGAGCACCTATTTAGCCATGCCTTGGACATGCTCTTGGAAAAACCGGCACTTCACGGCGAACAATGCGGCATAGGAACAATTGTCATGGCTTACCTGCACGGCTTAAACTGGAAGAAGATTAGGGATACATTAAAAAGAGTCAACGCACCTACAAATGCATACGAATTAGGAATCGAACCGGAGTACATCATTGAGGCTTTGACGATTGCACACACAATTAGGCCGGATAGATACACCATCTTGGGGAAAGAAGGCTTAACTAAGGAAGCTGCTGAAAAAGCGGCTAAAATAACCGGAATTATTTGA
- a CDS encoding adenosylhomocysteinase: MDCTRDYCVKDISLAPEGEKKIDWVSRFMPVLQSIRKDFEKEKPFKGLKIATCLHLEMKTAFLLLTLKAGGAEVSATASNPLSTQDDVVAALAKNGVKVYAIRGENREEYYENMHKALDIKPNILIDDGADMVSTVLKERQELIENIWGASEETTTGVIRLRAMEKDGVLRFPIIAVNDSYTKYLFDNRYGTGQSTWDGILRSTNLLIAGKNVVVVGYGWCGRGIAMRAKGLGATVIVVEVDPIRALEARMDGFLVMSMNEAAKVGDIFVTSTGDINCIRREHFEVMKDGVIMANAGHFDVEISKPDLESLAVEINNPRPHITEYKLKDGRRLYLLAEGRLVNLAAADGHPAEIMDMSFALQAMAAKYIRDNHEKLENRVYVLPREIDEMVARIKLKAMGIEIEQLTEEQKKYLESWEHGT, from the coding sequence ATGGACTGCACGAGAGATTATTGTGTTAAGGACATTAGTTTGGCACCAGAGGGAGAGAAGAAGATAGATTGGGTCTCTCGCTTCATGCCTGTTTTGCAGAGCATAAGGAAGGATTTTGAGAAGGAAAAGCCCTTTAAAGGGTTGAAGATTGCCACTTGTTTGCACTTAGAGATGAAGACGGCCTTCCTATTATTGACGCTCAAAGCTGGGGGAGCAGAGGTTTCCGCCACCGCCAGCAATCCATTGAGCACGCAAGATGACGTTGTGGCGGCTTTGGCAAAGAACGGAGTTAAAGTATACGCCATTAGAGGAGAGAACAGAGAGGAGTACTACGAAAACATGCACAAGGCTTTGGACATCAAGCCAAACATCCTCATAGACGACGGCGCGGACATGGTCTCAACAGTGCTTAAGGAGAGGCAAGAATTGATAGAAAACATCTGGGGTGCAAGCGAAGAGACCACAACAGGTGTGATAAGGCTTAGGGCAATGGAGAAGGATGGAGTGCTTAGATTCCCAATCATAGCCGTTAACGACTCCTACACCAAATATCTCTTTGACAACCGCTACGGAACGGGTCAATCAACATGGGACGGCATACTTAGGAGCACAAACCTTCTTATAGCCGGTAAAAACGTCGTTGTAGTTGGCTACGGCTGGTGCGGAAGAGGAATAGCCATGAGGGCTAAGGGTCTTGGAGCTACGGTTATAGTCGTGGAAGTCGACCCGATTAGGGCTTTAGAGGCAAGAATGGACGGCTTCTTAGTGATGTCAATGAACGAAGCCGCTAAAGTTGGAGACATATTCGTAACATCAACGGGAGACATAAACTGTATCAGGAGAGAGCACTTCGAGGTCATGAAGGACGGGGTAATAATGGCAAACGCTGGCCACTTCGATGTTGAGATAAGCAAGCCAGACTTGGAGAGCTTGGCTGTGGAGATAAACAATCCAAGACCGCACATAACCGAGTACAAGCTCAAAGATGGAAGGAGGCTCTACCTCCTTGCGGAAGGGCGTTTAGTGAACTTAGCGGCAGCTGATGGGCACCCAGCTGAGATTATGGACATGAGCTTCGCTTTGCAAGCGATGGCCGCCAAATACATCAGGGACAACCACGAGAAGCTCGAAAACAGGGTCTACGTCCTCCCAAGGGAGATTGACGAGATGGTCGCGAGGATTAAGCTCAAAGCCATGGGCATTGAGATTGAGCAGCTCACTGAAGAGCAAAAGAAATATTTGGAGAGCTGGGAGCACGGGACATAA
- a CDS encoding UPF0179 family protein, with the protein MVVTLVGEKLAKPGVEFIYYGPADPCKTCRLARVCVGNLEPGRRYKVLRIRNIEHSCPLHEGKVRVVDVVEPAIEVAIDPRYAIVGSKITLSFVECSDIDKESVVKPEGLFEGDIVKILEIVGEFECDGKKYKIAKVMREKE; encoded by the coding sequence ATGGTGGTCACGTTAGTTGGTGAAAAATTGGCAAAACCAGGGGTAGAGTTCATTTATTATGGGCCTGCTGACCCGTGTAAGACCTGCAGACTTGCAAGAGTTTGTGTTGGGAATTTAGAGCCCGGAAGGAGGTATAAAGTTCTCAGGATTAGAAACATAGAGCACTCCTGTCCTCTCCATGAAGGCAAAGTTAGAGTAGTTGATGTTGTAGAACCTGCGATAGAAGTTGCAATAGACCCAAGGTATGCAATAGTGGGCTCAAAGATAACTTTGAGCTTTGTGGAGTGCAGCGATATTGATAAAGAAAGCGTCGTCAAGCCCGAGGGGCTTTTTGAAGGTGATATCGTCAAGATACTCGAAATTGTCGGCGAATTCGAGTGCGACGGCAAGAAATACAAGATTGCAAAGGTTATGCGCGAAAAGGAGTGA
- a CDS encoding HAD family hydrolase, translating to MIVSFDVWNTLLDINVMLDALSSSLAELLGISDEEAKLEILKAREEIKKLRKAQKGSPERALEESQELLAKELNTNVEVVKRAAVKAVLKVAEEIIIDGALETLKAVKTEHTIITVGNVMFWPSAYTRLILERFGLADFIDRQFYSDELKAYKPMREFFEKALSHFPQSKALHIGDTFEEDFKGALNAGLYAVWINPEAEGVRRIEERGFEVRQIRDLLDVLRSLK from the coding sequence GTGATAGTCTCCTTCGATGTCTGGAACACACTCTTGGATATAAACGTAATGCTTGATGCGTTGAGTTCTTCGCTGGCAGAGCTCTTGGGAATAAGCGATGAGGAAGCGAAATTGGAGATTTTAAAAGCGAGGGAAGAAATCAAAAAGCTCAGGAAAGCCCAAAAAGGTTCCCCCGAAAGGGCCCTCGAGGAGAGTCAAGAGCTCCTGGCAAAAGAGCTAAATACGAACGTTGAAGTCGTTAAGAGGGCCGCAGTGAAGGCAGTTCTTAAGGTTGCTGAGGAGATTATCATAGATGGCGCTTTGGAGACGCTCAAGGCTGTTAAAACGGAGCACACAATTATTACAGTGGGCAACGTCATGTTCTGGCCTTCCGCTTACACACGCCTAATTTTGGAACGCTTTGGATTAGCGGATTTCATAGACAGGCAGTTCTATTCGGACGAGCTTAAAGCCTACAAGCCCATGAGGGAGTTCTTTGAAAAGGCACTATCCCATTTCCCGCAGAGTAAGGCTCTGCACATCGGCGACACATTTGAGGAAGACTTTAAAGGAGCATTAAATGCCGGGCTTTACGCGGTGTGGATTAATCCAGAAGCAGAGGGCGTTAGGAGAATAGAGGAGAGGGGCTTTGAGGTGAGACAAATTAGAGATCTTTTAGATGTATTGAGGTCTCTGAAGTAA